A part of Bacteroidia bacterium genomic DNA contains:
- a CDS encoding LytTR family DNA-binding domain-containing protein, with the protein MEFTPILENHERSIPPDQVLTFLQSNHHIFQSSPELLQRVLRFLQTFLPVGKSEKERILLPQTNGFLLVDEKEILYLKAEGSYTYVTLHNGQKLLISRSLKDFVMVLSDEWFERIHKSYIINLRYLKGYSRLQGGTAIMEDGTELLISRRRLTIFLQKMAKIAMSLE; encoded by the coding sequence ATGGAATTTACCCCAATCCTTGAAAATCATGAACGGAGCATTCCTCCCGATCAGGTTCTTACTTTTTTGCAGTCCAATCACCATATTTTTCAATCTTCTCCCGAATTGCTCCAACGTGTCCTTCGGTTTCTTCAAACTTTTTTGCCTGTCGGAAAATCTGAAAAGGAAAGGATTCTGTTGCCTCAGACAAATGGATTTTTACTGGTCGATGAAAAGGAAATCCTTTACCTGAAAGCAGAAGGTTCATATACCTATGTTACGCTTCATAATGGTCAAAAACTTTTGATCTCCCGTTCTTTGAAAGACTTTGTCATGGTGCTCAGTGATGAATGGTTTGAGCGAATACACAAATCCTATATCATCAACCTCCGATATCTGAAAGGGTACTCCCGGCTTCAGGGGGGGACTGCCATAATGGAAGACGGCACCGAGTTGCTGATCTCCCGGCGCCGTCTGACTATCTTTCTTCAGAAAATGGCAAAAATCGCCATGTCTCTGGAGTAA
- a CDS encoding GDSL-type esterase/lipase family protein, translated as MRSNHLLQGFMILLISTGMVLTLQAIFGGKQMSLDDIPAWTAIDTVVPQMEELYTDDSLEGEEKWDAVEKSDQATPGKSPLSGFYTALDRAKNKTGKARIAYFGDSMIEGDLITQSLRNDLQQIFGGEGVGFVPIVSQTYGFRQSIKHRFSGDWKQYSFLTPNPTKHEFGISGELFLTEHQAAKMPGKTWVKYWGEDIYPTTQIFHKIRLFYGKQPMGNSSDNFVLVTINEEKDTFPLNETKTVNEVTIGDTKTAEIRLNFNIPEDLPVYGLSFEDSVGIYVDNFSSRGNSGMNLTKIPATTLQEFHEHLDYDLIVLQFGLNVIMSNKTDYKFYENGMKKVVKHFQENMPGVDILMVSVGDKSSVINGVRQTDPSIPLIVAAQRKVADETGIAFLDLYSGMGGRNSMIKWVNSNPSLAQKDYTHPNRRGAVEVSNIVKEYLLSEYPSRESVPKPSTLAESFLLKK; from the coding sequence ATGAGGTCAAATCATCTGCTTCAGGGATTTATGATATTACTTATTTCCACGGGAATGGTACTCACATTGCAGGCCATTTTTGGAGGAAAACAAATGTCTCTGGATGATATTCCGGCATGGACAGCCATTGATACGGTTGTCCCTCAGATGGAAGAGTTGTACACAGATGATTCACTGGAAGGGGAAGAGAAATGGGATGCAGTTGAGAAAAGCGATCAGGCTACACCCGGAAAATCACCCTTATCAGGTTTTTATACAGCCCTTGACCGGGCAAAAAACAAAACTGGTAAAGCCAGAATTGCCTATTTTGGCGATTCAATGATTGAAGGCGATTTGATTACACAATCATTGCGCAATGACCTTCAGCAAATTTTTGGCGGAGAAGGTGTAGGTTTTGTACCCATAGTTTCCCAAACTTATGGGTTCCGCCAGTCAATCAAACACAGATTCAGCGGAGATTGGAAACAATACAGTTTTCTTACCCCCAATCCTACCAAACATGAGTTCGGAATTTCCGGCGAATTATTTCTCACTGAACACCAGGCAGCAAAAATGCCCGGAAAAACGTGGGTAAAATATTGGGGCGAAGACATTTACCCCACGACCCAGATTTTTCATAAAATCAGGCTTTTTTACGGAAAACAACCCATGGGGAATTCTTCAGACAATTTTGTACTCGTCACGATCAATGAAGAAAAGGATACATTCCCGCTCAACGAGACAAAAACTGTCAATGAAGTTACCATCGGCGACACAAAAACTGCTGAAATCAGGTTAAATTTTAATATACCTGAAGATCTTCCTGTATATGGGCTCAGCTTTGAAGACAGTGTGGGGATATATGTAGATAATTTTTCCTCAAGAGGAAACAGCGGTATGAACCTGACCAAGATACCCGCTACAACCCTGCAGGAATTTCACGAACATCTCGACTACGACCTTATCGTTCTGCAGTTTGGCCTCAATGTCATTATGTCCAATAAAACCGATTATAAGTTTTATGAGAATGGGATGAAGAAAGTTGTCAAACACTTTCAGGAGAACATGCCAGGCGTGGACATTCTGATGGTAAGTGTAGGAGATAAAAGTTCGGTGATCAATGGGGTACGCCAGACTGACCCGAGCATCCCGCTGATTGTGGCAGCTCAGCGTAAAGTAGCCGATGAGACAGGCATTGCTTTCCTTGACTTGTATTCAGGCATGGGCGGAAGAAACTCCATGATCAAATGGGTAAATTCGAACCCTTCTCTGGCGCAAAAAGACTATACACATCCCAACCGACGCGGTGCGGTCGAAGTTTCGAATATTGTCAAAGAGTATCTCCTGAGTGAATACCCTTCACGCGAAAGCGTCCCTAAACCCTCAACCCTCGCAGAATCTTTCTTGCTCAAAAAATAA
- a CDS encoding alkaline phosphatase D family protein encodes MRSLKLFVIFLLTTTGIFAQDEEALLLSGPMVGYSEMREVLLWVQTNGPAQVQFEYSAGEGAKIAYRTEIYQTRLSEAYTARLIADQVKPGQIYSYKLLINGKEVARPYAMTFQTPPLWQWRTDPPEFSFAVGSCSYINDEPYDRPGTPYGGDYRIFESIHRKNPDLMIWLGDNTYLREADWYTNTGIIHRYTHTRNVAELQPLLASTAHYATWDDHDYGPNDSDHTFRDKNLTYRAFQLFWGNPSYGIENQGGVTSTFEWGDAQFFLLDDRYFRDPNDKKTEKRSILGETQLRWFMDAIISSTAKIKFVCIGGQMINTSGESETYSAIAPEEREYILNTIASEGIKNVIFLTGDRHHAEFSVYEKYGVKIYDFTTSPLTAGIHNNPKEANTLRVPGSYFGQRNFAMVEITGQRLARKVKLSLFDTDGKPLWSTEIEILN; translated from the coding sequence ATGCGCAGTCTTAAACTTTTTGTGATTTTTCTCCTGACAACAACAGGAATATTTGCACAGGACGAAGAAGCCCTGCTTTTGTCAGGTCCTATGGTAGGGTACTCCGAAATGCGGGAAGTCCTACTGTGGGTACAGACCAATGGCCCTGCCCAGGTACAATTTGAATACTCAGCCGGTGAAGGCGCCAAAATTGCTTACAGAACAGAAATTTATCAGACGCGGCTCAGCGAAGCCTACACTGCCCGTCTGATTGCGGACCAGGTAAAACCCGGACAAATCTATTCATACAAACTGTTGATCAACGGAAAGGAAGTAGCACGCCCTTATGCGATGACTTTCCAGACGCCCCCACTATGGCAGTGGCGTACAGATCCACCCGAGTTCAGCTTTGCAGTAGGGAGTTGTTCGTACATCAATGATGAACCTTATGACCGTCCGGGCACTCCATATGGCGGTGATTATCGCATATTTGAATCCATTCATCGAAAAAACCCCGACCTGATGATCTGGCTGGGCGATAATACATACCTGCGGGAAGCAGACTGGTACACCAATACCGGAATTATTCATCGCTATACACATACCCGAAATGTTGCAGAATTGCAACCCCTTTTGGCTTCGACGGCTCATTATGCCACATGGGATGACCACGACTACGGCCCCAACGACAGCGACCACACGTTTCGGGACAAAAATCTCACATACAGAGCCTTTCAGCTTTTCTGGGGAAACCCATCTTACGGAATTGAAAATCAGGGCGGTGTAACTTCTACTTTTGAGTGGGGAGATGCACAGTTTTTTTTATTGGACGACCGGTATTTCCGCGATCCCAACGACAAAAAAACAGAAAAACGAAGTATCCTTGGAGAAACCCAGCTTCGCTGGTTTATGGATGCGATCATCAGTTCGACAGCTAAAATAAAATTTGTTTGCATAGGCGGACAAATGATCAATACTTCGGGCGAATCAGAAACTTATTCGGCGATTGCCCCGGAAGAGCGGGAATATATTCTTAACACCATTGCTTCAGAAGGGATCAAAAACGTCATTTTCCTTACCGGAGACCGCCATCACGCCGAATTTTCGGTATATGAAAAATACGGAGTGAAAATTTATGATTTTACCACTTCACCGCTTACTGCCGGTATTCATAATAATCCGAAGGAAGCCAATACGTTGCGGGTTCCGGGATCGTATTTTGGCCAGCGGAATTTTGCCATGGTAGAAATCACCGGTCAAAGATTGGCGAGGAAAGTAAAACTCAGCCTTTTTGACACAGATGGCAAACCCCTTTGGTCAACAGAGATCGAGATTTTGAATTAA
- a CDS encoding DUF4943 family protein, which translates to MRKLTFSIFLFTAITLFWGCGPYPTIINLQVVNKETQQPLDSARVVLYRYYDSNYLTAIDSQWTGADGVSNFRFISEDGYKYLVEANRKYFQPVLNENGATYDNQLDIVAGDTNTAVLLLELIPPPDPEKYEMIHPAVPVNQVIAALATDTWEWVFLPKLYWEDIPALLMVGGDSSYVQNYPRNPQSTYRPDSVRTGLVALWLVEAIRKGTLASEEITGDLMPPSRAPVLGTSKGNPKGFNSTAQIRAALQAYQEWWEAGKTLEKAEAAKANPLAGKGVSWM; encoded by the coding sequence ATGCGTAAACTCACCTTTAGCATTTTTCTTTTTACAGCCATTACTCTTTTTTGGGGTTGTGGTCCCTACCCTACGATCATAAATCTTCAGGTAGTAAATAAAGAAACCCAACAGCCTTTAGACAGCGCAAGGGTGGTATTGTACCGATATTATGACAGCAATTACCTTACAGCCATTGATTCACAATGGACGGGAGCCGATGGGGTAAGCAATTTCCGGTTCATTTCTGAGGATGGGTATAAGTATCTGGTCGAAGCAAACCGGAAATATTTTCAACCCGTACTCAACGAAAACGGAGCAACTTACGACAACCAGCTAGACATTGTGGCGGGAGATACCAATACGGCCGTTTTGCTATTGGAGCTTATTCCCCCGCCTGATCCAGAAAAGTATGAAATGATCCACCCCGCTGTTCCGGTAAATCAGGTGATTGCAGCACTTGCGACCGATACATGGGAATGGGTTTTTCTGCCAAAACTGTACTGGGAAGATATACCCGCATTGCTAATGGTCGGAGGAGATAGCAGTTATGTACAAAACTATCCACGCAATCCGCAGAGCACTTACAGGCCAGACAGTGTTCGCACCGGATTGGTAGCATTGTGGTTGGTAGAAGCCATTCGAAAAGGAACACTGGCATCCGAAGAAATTACCGGCGACCTTATGCCCCCTTCCCGCGCACCAGTGTTGGGAACCAGTAAAGGAAACCCCAAAGGATTTAACAGTACCGCGCAGATCAGAGCCGCACTCCAGGCCTATCAGGAATGGTGGGAAGCGGGCAAAACCCTCGAAAAGGCAGAAGCTGCCAAAGCGAACCCCCTTGCCGGAAAAGGAGTAAGCTGGATGTAG
- a CDS encoding XrtN system VIT domain-containing protein, with protein MQQSLSRFSMLHFGYLCLLTCLGIFTYQVFGDYNHHIFNGGGLFWVVYGITVSYFIAIIITHLREHGLANFSKGDEKLYSIALVLFSLSAHSLNLSRELSVFAPYTNWLNAFMIAMHAAILAFPYRSQLPAAIQYVIYFVNGSGMLVAFYMAIFLGPLNIYAIPLSIVLGISMLALAPVFWVIHFIQSLFRMNPLPWSQRAFWLGVTIPLLILGGFLAKWNSVQKDILSARSVYQTRYADILPEWVVLSQELPDGPFTEMVIMSEAFSQKSFWTGELNGMLNQLTYQGNQRHNPLAVIAHMMYEKLNFTDETLIKLLESRYDARHMTHRRLWRGDNLETRKVQTDIRIFPKYRLAYLEKTLTIHNQSYESWSQEEAVYSFYLPEGAVVTSLSLWINGVEQKSRLTTRSKADKAYETIVGYERRDPALVHWQEGNRISVTVFPCTPDEDRVFKMGFTAPLTINGQMLELENVYFNGPETADTREEITLTVPEDYTSKPKLFWGFREKEKGIFTFKGSYQPDWKLQFPATELAEDYFSFQGKSFHLSPIAVHEATFTPQEIVLDINRSWTNSDLDFARALTGKFPVYVFTPQRALLTGDNFREVTDGMRKNQFSLLPLHLIPNPENTLVISRSGSRSPLLNDLKETPFANGLSAYLAGFSGKVKWFDIGTEISPYVRTLKELRVLDYTTGSTESLQAWLDRGIFISEQEATSQVNIHAAGISISMDTLAHSSSAPDHLMRLYAYNDLMRSIGTRYFDKEKLEEEWIREAEEAYVVSPVSSLTVLETQQDYERFDIKENKKTLGNASVHNDGSAPEPHEWALIVLVGLIIAGVQIKRFRF; from the coding sequence ATGCAACAGTCCCTCTCCCGTTTCAGCATGCTTCACTTCGGCTACCTTTGCCTGCTTACCTGCCTGGGAATATTTACCTACCAGGTTTTTGGTGACTACAATCATCATATTTTCAACGGCGGCGGCCTTTTCTGGGTCGTGTATGGAATTACCGTATCCTATTTTATCGCGATAATCATCACCCACCTTCGGGAACACGGATTGGCAAACTTCTCCAAAGGTGATGAAAAACTCTACTCCATAGCCCTTGTCCTGTTTTCGCTTTCCGCCCATTCGCTCAATCTCAGCAGGGAACTATCCGTATTCGCTCCATATACCAACTGGCTGAACGCCTTTATGATCGCTATGCACGCAGCGATTCTCGCTTTTCCATACAGAAGTCAACTCCCCGCAGCCATTCAGTATGTGATTTATTTTGTAAACGGTTCCGGAATGCTGGTTGCCTTTTATATGGCAATTTTCCTTGGCCCGTTAAATATTTACGCGATTCCGCTATCTATTGTCCTGGGCATATCGATGCTTGCGCTCGCTCCGGTTTTCTGGGTCATTCATTTCATCCAGTCGCTTTTCAGAATGAATCCCCTGCCCTGGTCTCAACGCGCTTTCTGGCTGGGTGTAACGATTCCTTTACTGATTCTCGGTGGTTTCCTCGCCAAATGGAACTCCGTACAAAAAGATATTTTATCTGCGCGCAGCGTATATCAAACCCGATACGCTGACATATTGCCCGAGTGGGTAGTTCTGAGCCAGGAGCTACCCGACGGGCCATTCACCGAAATGGTGATCATGAGTGAGGCTTTTTCTCAAAAATCATTCTGGACCGGTGAGTTAAACGGCATGCTGAACCAGCTCACCTATCAGGGCAATCAGCGCCACAATCCCCTGGCGGTCATTGCGCATATGATGTACGAAAAACTCAATTTCACCGACGAAACGCTGATCAAACTCCTTGAATCCCGCTATGACGCCAGACATATGACCCACCGCCGCCTATGGCGGGGCGACAACCTAGAAACCCGCAAGGTTCAGACCGATATCCGCATTTTCCCGAAATATCGCCTGGCCTATCTCGAAAAAACCCTCACTATTCACAACCAATCCTACGAAAGCTGGAGCCAGGAAGAGGCCGTTTATTCATTCTACCTGCCCGAAGGTGCGGTGGTTACTTCTCTTTCTCTCTGGATCAATGGCGTCGAACAAAAATCCAGACTTACCACCCGCAGCAAAGCTGACAAAGCCTATGAGACAATTGTAGGATACGAAAGGCGCGACCCCGCATTGGTACACTGGCAGGAAGGCAACCGCATATCCGTTACGGTCTTTCCCTGCACTCCCGATGAAGACCGCGTATTCAAAATGGGTTTTACCGCTCCGCTGACTATCAACGGTCAGATGCTGGAGCTGGAAAATGTGTATTTCAACGGCCCGGAAACCGCAGACACCCGTGAAGAAATTACCCTTACGGTTCCGGAAGACTATACATCCAAACCCAAGCTCTTCTGGGGATTCAGAGAAAAGGAGAAAGGAATTTTTACCTTTAAAGGAAGTTATCAGCCAGACTGGAAATTGCAGTTCCCCGCAACAGAACTGGCCGAAGACTATTTTTCCTTCCAGGGAAAATCGTTTCACCTCTCACCCATTGCGGTACATGAAGCGACATTTACCCCACAGGAAATTGTGCTGGATATCAATCGCAGCTGGACCAACAGCGACCTCGATTTTGCCCGCGCACTGACCGGAAAATTTCCTGTGTATGTGTTTACGCCACAAAGAGCACTGCTTACCGGCGATAATTTCAGGGAAGTAACTGATGGAATGCGCAAAAACCAGTTTTCCCTGCTTCCTCTGCATCTGATTCCCAACCCTGAAAACACACTCGTTATTTCCCGCTCAGGCAGCCGTTCTCCACTACTCAACGACCTGAAAGAAACACCTTTCGCCAATGGATTAAGCGCCTATCTGGCAGGTTTTTCTGGTAAGGTAAAATGGTTTGATATCGGAACAGAAATTTCCCCCTATGTACGGACGCTGAAAGAATTGCGAGTACTTGACTACACAACAGGCAGTACGGAAAGCCTTCAGGCATGGCTGGATCGGGGGATATTCATCTCTGAGCAGGAGGCCACTTCGCAGGTGAATATTCATGCCGCCGGAATAAGCATCAGTATGGACACGCTGGCACATAGTTCTTCAGCCCCGGACCATTTGATGCGTCTCTACGCCTACAATGACCTGATGCGGTCAATCGGCACACGCTATTTTGATAAGGAAAAACTGGAAGAAGAATGGATCAGAGAGGCAGAGGAAGCGTATGTTGTATCGCCGGTATCGAGCCTCACCGTACTGGAAACCCAGCAGGATTATGAACGGTTTGACATAAAAGAAAACAAAAAAACACTGGGCAATGCATCCGTTCACAACGATGGCAGCGCACCCGAACCCCATGAATGGGCGCTCATTGTGCTGGTTGGACTAATCATTGCGGGAGTACAAATCAAACGATTCAGATTCTAA
- a CDS encoding shikimate kinase yields the protein MEKTVFLIGFMGAGKTTLGKSAANALSWDFVDLDHFIEAEAGKTIREIFEQEGEKKFRETEREALKQIAHSTGRNRIVATGGGAPCFGDNMELINMLGISIYLRPTTATLYDRLRLQKAERPMIRAVEDTDLPAHIEMLLSKREPYYLKAHFVLESPKLNTRGLVSLIEETKV from the coding sequence ATGGAAAAAACAGTATTTCTGATCGGATTTATGGGGGCAGGAAAAACCACCCTGGGAAAAAGTGCAGCAAATGCCCTGAGTTGGGACTTTGTGGACCTCGATCATTTTATAGAAGCAGAAGCAGGAAAAACCATTCGGGAGATATTTGAGCAGGAAGGAGAAAAAAAATTCAGGGAAACCGAAAGAGAAGCCCTGAAGCAAATTGCCCATTCCACGGGCCGAAACCGTATCGTAGCCACAGGTGGGGGCGCACCGTGTTTTGGAGACAATATGGAGTTGATCAACATGTTGGGAATATCTATTTACCTGAGACCAACGACAGCAACACTTTATGACCGCCTCCGGCTTCAGAAAGCAGAGCGTCCTATGATACGGGCGGTTGAAGATACCGATTTGCCTGCCCATATTGAGATGTTACTCTCAAAGCGCGAACCTTACTATTTGAAGGCACATTTTGTGCTGGAATCTCCCAAACTTAATACAAGAGGACTGGTAAGTCTGATTGAAGAAACAAAGGTTTGA
- a CDS encoding OmpA family protein — protein MRLLLLALVVALVGWIGGGSWYWVCKVKGHCDALTVTDLPANDSISPTVRGAPFSVFYEGKPLMTQNANLRFPRSGASGFVPGEVKTALDSLAGYLKNHPDKDLEITGLFASDESNTSSFSNLGLARADFVRGLLANSGTPDDRMIRSFELGNTATMPFTAEDTLLGGINFRLVDRAIAEAVAPDPSDTLSTETNTTARAAGNEEKSRSFEAESPVFEARNLYFDFSSSQLSMNEDIRNYITKTIQYLNQNSGKKLLLTGHTDGTGTDEDNKKLGLERAETVRKFFVEFGLAARQIEVASKGESQPLGSNDSDEGRAKNRRVEVKIQ, from the coding sequence ATGAGATTATTACTACTGGCACTGGTTGTGGCACTTGTAGGTTGGATTGGTGGTGGATCCTGGTACTGGGTTTGTAAAGTGAAAGGGCATTGTGATGCGCTTACAGTAACAGATTTGCCAGCTAATGACAGCATTAGCCCAACTGTTCGTGGAGCTCCATTTTCCGTTTTTTATGAGGGAAAACCTCTGATGACACAAAATGCGAATCTCCGTTTCCCGCGGTCGGGTGCTTCCGGTTTTGTTCCAGGCGAGGTTAAGACCGCACTGGACTCTCTGGCCGGCTACCTGAAAAACCATCCTGACAAGGACCTTGAAATCACGGGGCTTTTTGCGTCGGATGAATCCAACACTTCCTCTTTTTCCAACCTTGGACTTGCACGAGCTGATTTTGTGCGCGGACTACTGGCAAATAGCGGTACACCTGACGATCGTATGATCCGGAGTTTTGAACTGGGAAATACGGCCACGATGCCTTTTACAGCAGAGGATACCTTGCTGGGAGGAATCAATTTCCGCCTCGTTGACAGAGCCATTGCGGAAGCCGTCGCACCTGACCCTTCAGATACATTAAGTACTGAAACAAACACCACTGCCCGCGCTGCCGGAAATGAAGAAAAGTCGCGATCATTTGAAGCGGAATCTCCGGTATTTGAAGCGAGGAACCTCTACTTTGACTTCAGTAGTTCCCAGCTTTCCATGAATGAAGATATCCGGAACTATATCACAAAAACTATTCAGTATCTGAATCAGAACTCCGGGAAAAAATTGCTTCTCACCGGCCATACCGATGGTACAGGGACTGACGAAGACAACAAAAAACTTGGGCTGGAAAGAGCTGAAACTGTCCGGAAATTTTTTGTGGAATTTGGCCTTGCCGCAAGACAGATTGAAGTAGCTTCCAAAGGTGAATCACAACCATTGGGCTCAAATGACAGCGACGAGGGCCGTGCAAAAAACAGAAGGGTCGAAGTTAAAATTCAGTAA
- the rsgA gene encoding ribosome small subunit-dependent GTPase A has protein sequence MKKTIDLRGLTQGIVIRSVGSSSRVKTEDGKQYDCIIRGKFRIEGLNTTNPVAVGDEVLFSGHEEGETGVIQEILPRKNYILRKAIAHSHKVHILAANIDQAILLFTIDQPVTSTGFANRFLVVAEAYHIPAKIVINKIDLLNSPEQKERLEEITDLYSRIGYEVIHVSSRDSSYQSRAAELLTGKISFIGGHSGSGKSTFINLADPDLDIKTSEVSEYSNKGVHTTTFAEMHPLAGGGYIIDSPGIKELGITDFERTDLSHYFPEMQELMSECKFNNCTHTNEPKCAIKAAVEAGEIHASRYDSYLRMLEETEG, from the coding sequence ATGAAAAAAACGATTGATTTGCGAGGGTTGACTCAGGGTATCGTCATCAGATCGGTAGGTTCCAGCAGTCGGGTAAAAACCGAAGACGGTAAGCAGTATGATTGTATTATCCGGGGAAAATTTCGCATAGAAGGGCTCAATACCACCAACCCGGTAGCGGTAGGAGATGAAGTATTATTTTCCGGGCACGAAGAAGGCGAAACCGGTGTCATTCAGGAAATCCTTCCCCGCAAAAATTATATTCTCCGAAAGGCCATTGCCCATTCACATAAAGTACATATCCTGGCGGCCAATATTGATCAGGCGATTCTGTTGTTTACTATTGACCAGCCGGTAACCTCCACAGGCTTTGCCAACCGGTTTTTGGTCGTGGCGGAGGCGTATCATATTCCTGCCAAAATTGTCATCAATAAAATTGACCTGCTTAATAGTCCCGAGCAAAAGGAAAGACTGGAGGAAATCACAGACCTTTATAGTCGGATAGGCTACGAAGTGATCCATGTCAGTTCACGCGATAGCAGCTATCAGTCGCGTGCAGCAGAACTGCTTACCGGAAAAATATCGTTTATCGGTGGGCATTCTGGTTCGGGAAAATCTACATTTATCAATCTGGCCGACCCTGATCTGGACATCAAAACATCCGAAGTCTCTGAGTATTCCAATAAGGGCGTTCATACCACTACTTTTGCAGAGATGCATCCATTGGCCGGAGGCGGGTATATCATTGACTCTCCGGGGATCAAGGAATTGGGGATTACCGATTTTGAGCGCACGGATCTGAGCCATTATTTCCCGGAGATGCAGGAACTGATGAGCGAATGCAAGTTCAACAACTGCACCCACACCAATGAGCCGAAGTGCGCCATCAAAGCCGCCGTAGAGGCCGGGGAAATTCATGCCTCAAGGTATGACAGTTATCTCCGGATGCTGGAGGAGACGGAGGGGTAG
- the xrtN gene encoding exosortase N: MKEKAITAAFILLVILAGIQNLMEYLRPEMNVILCLMLVPMVFTIKRPGEYSMRYGWMAAGSIFCFHLVHMQTFFLMSIGATILLILEARHGKMGILPLILLVLISPMLQFIMRIFTFPIRLELSRISAEILQSAGMKVSVSGNIFETGGMRFAVDQACMGLNTMIAGLIITTLLIAYAEKQSRVSFTVWKLSVLYSTTMILLLIGNFCRILLIVIFRSPQETLSHELIGLGSLILYVAAPIFLLIRYFTPGNKGPFFSPAYTRPVPAGFSFALPVLITAIFLFNINRDFYRYEPIDSELLALEIPGMEKEMLDTGLAKFQNKEVLLYVKPPCKFWRSDHTPAICWQASGYETEHIRTMEVSGKEVFLAELRKDKEILYTAWWYDNGTQQTLSQFEWRWNTLKGEKPFSLINLTAADEITLRAQCRELLERRVIFSEK, translated from the coding sequence ATGAAAGAAAAAGCGATCACCGCAGCATTCATTTTACTGGTAATACTGGCAGGAATCCAGAATCTGATGGAATACCTTCGGCCAGAGATGAATGTGATACTTTGCCTGATGCTCGTTCCGATGGTATTCACGATCAAACGGCCGGGAGAGTATTCGATGCGCTATGGATGGATGGCAGCAGGAAGTATATTCTGTTTCCACCTGGTTCATATGCAGACATTTTTCCTGATGAGTATTGGTGCGACGATCTTGCTGATACTGGAGGCAAGGCATGGGAAAATGGGTATTTTACCCCTGATCCTGCTTGTGTTGATTTCTCCCATGTTGCAGTTTATCATGCGAATTTTCACCTTCCCGATCAGGCTGGAGTTAAGTCGGATTTCAGCCGAAATCCTGCAGTCGGCAGGAATGAAGGTGAGTGTAAGCGGGAATATTTTTGAAACCGGAGGCATGCGTTTTGCGGTGGACCAGGCTTGCATGGGACTGAATACCATGATCGCCGGGTTGATCATCACCACATTGCTTATCGCCTATGCAGAAAAACAATCACGGGTTTCCTTCACTGTATGGAAACTAAGTGTTCTTTACAGCACAACCATGATATTGCTTTTGATCGGCAACTTTTGCCGCATTCTGCTGATTGTGATTTTCCGTTCACCACAGGAAACCCTGAGCCATGAACTTATAGGTCTGGGCAGCCTGATTTTGTATGTAGCAGCTCCTATCTTTTTACTTATCAGGTATTTTACTCCCGGAAATAAAGGCCCGTTTTTTTCTCCGGCATATACACGTCCGGTACCTGCAGGCTTTTCGTTTGCTCTGCCTGTACTCATAACAGCAATATTTCTGTTTAATATCAACAGGGATTTTTATCGGTATGAGCCTATAGATTCAGAACTTCTCGCACTGGAAATCCCCGGCATGGAAAAAGAAATGCTCGACACAGGGTTGGCTAAGTTTCAGAATAAGGAGGTGCTATTGTATGTAAAACCTCCTTGCAAATTCTGGCGATCAGACCATACTCCGGCTATATGCTGGCAGGCGAGCGGTTACGAAACCGAACATATACGAACGATGGAAGTCAGCGGTAAGGAAGTATTTTTAGCAGAGTTACGTAAAGACAAGGAAATTCTGTACACAGCCTGGTGGTATGACAATGGCACACAGCAGACCCTCAGCCAGTTTGAATGGCGTTGGAATACCCTTAAAGGTGAAAAACCATTTAGCCTGATCAACCTGACGGCAGCAGATGAAATCACCCTCAGAGCGCAATGCCGGGAACTTCTGGAAAGGAGGGTGATATTTTCCGAAAAATAA